The Corallococcus exiguus genome has a window encoding:
- a CDS encoding poly-gamma-glutamate biosynthesis protein PgsC/CapC, whose protein sequence is MALLSTLTLFPAYSLDTSILVAVLVGVLILALLTETLGWVFVGLVVPGYLASVFVIHPEAGCTVVAESLLTYGLALAFSSGLSRTGAWSEFFGRDRFFAVVLASVVVRAVSETWLLPVLGHWMDERWGTSFIVDRSLHSIGLVLVPLTANAFWKLKLRRGLWQVAVPVALTYVILRFVLLPGTNLSFSSLELMYEDVAQDFLSSPKAYIILLTTAFLAARFNLKYGWDFNGILVPALLALTWLEPLKLVATLAEVLLLVVAAKAVLSVPGLRTLNLEGPRKTVLVFCLGFLVKWGIGWAMGGRIPGLKVTDLFGFGYLVPTLLAVKMLQKQVIARVLLPTLHTSLAGFLIGSLAGFGLSLIEPRPATALTAEAPRDHVPGLGLDRSPLGLMVLGRATARESDVGGQSLRLKHGDLREYSGLWNGLDAWLESGRGEGLSALRTKAVALGLELRELPKQDGVPARFALVERVEGAGKAGWDTSLLVPGAQGPVLEVPRPLTEAPSAEAAALLCERVNCRAIIVSGVDSRRAGLVLGDALAQSETPLRHAHDALSSRERVQLRVDPSLKPGQVVLHTPDGKAPQGLDMLWPGATVTANPPPEPGGNWGESRVSVLRAGAADLASLVIAHAQALAAPMTERDALGTLMVTPEVARVPAVRPSDAELLVLEQQVASPLLGGGTADVPRELRSRWAGAMAALMGLRVHPVTECADAATGCWWVTDAEDTPGRLGAGLMVRPGGAPLALEVPSPAREAGTLPVAAELWHESRSTALVFATASGDMPHPATFGELRTSFQAFHQAVHRALPKEQGWVLHLRGFSGRPAVEADVLVDVGSPVLTEAQRPADLERLLSQEGPLGWLGQRVRYHDGSPELTGLNDASPQQVFSRTFGGARLATLWLSEPLRGAFVGPRLVAEELAITGLLPEEPRESPERALLADRLVAPTQPVSAALKQHFAELTASAERYVSQQNVHDLRALAETKRVGNVTRQVKSGFSAEYGLPFLLVEARQGKQVLRAIYFLQQHPSPAKRAELTAGDAELASTVDLALRHRRPVVLTGEVSREEARR, encoded by the coding sequence CGCGCGGTCAGCGAGACGTGGCTGCTCCCCGTGCTGGGGCACTGGATGGACGAGCGGTGGGGCACGTCCTTCATCGTCGACCGCAGCCTGCACAGCATCGGCCTGGTGCTGGTGCCGCTCACCGCGAACGCCTTCTGGAAGCTGAAGCTGCGCCGCGGGCTGTGGCAGGTCGCGGTGCCGGTGGCGCTCACGTACGTCATCCTCCGCTTCGTGCTGCTGCCCGGCACCAACCTGTCCTTCTCCAGCCTGGAGCTGATGTACGAGGACGTGGCGCAGGACTTCCTGTCCAGCCCCAAGGCCTACATCATCCTGCTGACGACGGCGTTCCTCGCCGCGCGCTTCAACCTCAAGTACGGCTGGGACTTCAACGGCATCCTCGTGCCCGCGCTGCTGGCGCTCACGTGGCTGGAGCCGTTGAAGCTCGTGGCCACCTTGGCGGAAGTGCTGCTCCTGGTCGTGGCCGCGAAGGCGGTGCTGTCCGTGCCGGGGCTGCGCACGCTCAACCTGGAGGGCCCGCGCAAGACGGTGCTCGTCTTCTGTCTGGGCTTCCTCGTGAAGTGGGGCATCGGCTGGGCCATGGGCGGCCGGATTCCAGGCCTCAAGGTCACGGACCTGTTCGGCTTCGGCTACCTGGTGCCCACGCTGCTGGCGGTGAAGATGCTGCAGAAGCAGGTGATTGCCCGCGTGCTGCTGCCCACGCTGCACACGTCGCTGGCGGGCTTCCTCATCGGCAGCTTGGCGGGCTTCGGGCTGTCGCTCATCGAACCGCGTCCGGCCACCGCCCTCACCGCGGAGGCGCCGCGCGACCACGTGCCAGGGCTGGGCCTGGACCGGTCTCCGCTGGGCCTGATGGTGCTGGGCCGCGCCACCGCGCGCGAAAGCGACGTGGGCGGGCAGTCGCTGCGGCTGAAGCACGGCGACCTGCGCGAATACAGCGGGCTGTGGAACGGACTGGACGCGTGGCTGGAGTCGGGCCGCGGGGAAGGCTTGAGCGCGCTGCGCACGAAGGCGGTGGCGCTGGGGCTGGAGCTTCGCGAGCTGCCCAAGCAGGACGGCGTGCCCGCGCGCTTCGCGCTGGTGGAGCGAGTGGAGGGCGCCGGCAAGGCGGGCTGGGACACGTCACTGCTCGTCCCCGGTGCGCAGGGGCCGGTGCTGGAGGTGCCGCGTCCCCTGACGGAGGCGCCGAGCGCCGAGGCCGCAGCGCTCCTGTGCGAGCGCGTGAACTGCCGCGCCATCATCGTGAGCGGCGTGGATTCCCGCCGCGCGGGCCTGGTGCTGGGTGATGCGCTGGCGCAGTCGGAGACGCCGCTGCGCCACGCGCACGACGCGCTGTCCTCACGGGAGCGGGTGCAGCTGCGCGTGGATCCGTCACTGAAGCCGGGCCAGGTGGTGCTGCACACGCCGGACGGCAAGGCGCCGCAGGGCCTGGACATGCTGTGGCCGGGCGCGACGGTGACCGCGAATCCGCCGCCGGAGCCTGGCGGCAACTGGGGTGAGTCGCGGGTGAGCGTGCTGCGCGCGGGCGCCGCGGACCTGGCCTCGCTGGTGATTGCGCACGCGCAGGCACTGGCCGCGCCGATGACGGAGCGCGACGCGCTGGGCACGCTGATGGTGACGCCGGAAGTGGCGCGCGTGCCGGCGGTGCGGCCCTCGGACGCGGAGCTGCTGGTGCTGGAGCAGCAGGTGGCCTCGCCGCTGTTGGGCGGTGGGACGGCTGACGTGCCGCGGGAGCTGCGCTCGCGCTGGGCCGGGGCCATGGCGGCGCTGATGGGCCTGCGGGTGCATCCGGTGACGGAGTGCGCGGATGCGGCCACCGGATGCTGGTGGGTGACGGACGCGGAGGACACGCCGGGCCGGCTGGGCGCGGGGCTGATGGTGCGTCCGGGCGGTGCTCCGCTCGCGCTGGAGGTGCCGTCGCCGGCCCGCGAGGCGGGCACGCTGCCGGTGGCCGCGGAGCTGTGGCACGAGTCGCGTTCCACCGCGCTGGTGTTCGCCACCGCGTCCGGCGACATGCCCCACCCCGCCACCTTCGGTGAGCTGCGCACGAGCTTCCAGGCGTTCCATCAGGCGGTGCACCGCGCGCTACCGAAGGAACAGGGCTGGGTGCTGCACCTGCGCGGCTTCTCCGGCCGGCCGGCCGTGGAAGCGGACGTGCTGGTGGACGTGGGCAGCCCGGTGCTCACTGAAGCGCAGCGGCCCGCGGACCTGGAGCGGCTGTTGTCGCAAGAGGGCCCGCTGGGCTGGCTGGGGCAGCGCGTGCGCTACCACGACGGCTCTCCGGAGCTGACGGGCCTCAACGACGCGAGCCCGCAGCAGGTCTTCTCCCGCACCTTCGGCGGGGCGCGGCTGGCCACGCTGTGGCTGTCCGAACCGCTGCGCGGTGCCTTCGTGGGCCCCCGGCTCGTGGCGGAGGAGTTGGCCATCACGGGCCTGTTGCCCGAGGAGCCGCGCGAGTCTCCCGAGCGCGCGCTGCTGGCGGACCGGCTGGTGGCGCCGACGCAGCCGGTGTCCGCGGCGCTGAAGCAGCACTTCGCGGAGCTGACCGCGAGCGCGGAGCGCTACGTCTCACAGCAGAATGTGCATGACCTCCGCGCGCTGGCGGAGACGAAGCGCGTGGGCAATGTGACGCGTCAGGTGAAGTCCGGCTTCAGCGCCGAATACGGCCTGCCCTTCCTCCTGGTGGAAGCGCGGCAGGGCAAGCAGGTGCTGCGTGCCATCTATTTCCTTCAGCAGCACCCGTCGCCGGCGAAGCGCGCGGAGCTGACCGCGGGTGACGCGGAGCTCGCGAGCACGGTGGACCTGGCGCTGCGGCACCGCCGTCCGGTGGTGCTGACCGGGGAAGTCTCCCGCGAAGAGGCCCGTCGATGA
- a CDS encoding GNAT family N-acetyltransferase has product MEESPITDAMLGERVPSLPRPNAVEFMTRGRVEPLCVEEVRSLAAFDALEVEWNALVKRVDDQVFHRHEFVRCWLQHFAPNAALRVLTARNALGVLVAVLGLQEEQGHQYGVPVRQLSSLTNKHSCRFDLVAEEPKRAAVAFLSHLMGDPSWEVLRLSDVPEGGAAWELLNAAKGAGMPWGAWPSSRSPYLVLPSTVAAWTKGRSNAKPLRRRRRRLEEKGRVEVERVAEVEGLGSKLEEAFALEQSGWKAREGTAIAQARHRRDFYTGLAHTAAERGWLGLYFLRLDSRPIAFQYGLEYGGRYLAMKPGYDESLAEVSPGHLLTENLIQDCIGRGLGELDLLGDDAPYKREWAEQVRPHHWLFIYRDTWMGQTLQRSKFRWAPVAKRMVGRWVRRR; this is encoded by the coding sequence ATGGAGGAGAGTCCCATCACGGACGCGATGCTCGGGGAACGCGTCCCTTCCCTCCCCCGCCCCAACGCGGTGGAGTTCATGACGCGCGGGCGCGTGGAGCCCTTGTGCGTGGAGGAGGTCCGGAGTCTCGCGGCCTTCGATGCCTTGGAGGTGGAGTGGAACGCGCTGGTGAAGCGCGTGGACGACCAGGTGTTCCACCGGCACGAGTTCGTGCGCTGCTGGCTTCAGCACTTCGCGCCCAATGCGGCCTTGCGCGTTCTCACGGCGAGGAACGCGCTGGGCGTGCTGGTGGCGGTGCTGGGGCTGCAGGAGGAGCAGGGCCACCAGTACGGCGTGCCGGTGCGGCAGCTGTCGTCGCTGACGAACAAGCACTCGTGCCGCTTCGACCTGGTGGCGGAGGAGCCCAAGCGCGCCGCGGTGGCCTTCCTGTCGCATCTGATGGGCGACCCGAGCTGGGAGGTGCTCCGGCTGTCGGACGTGCCGGAGGGCGGCGCGGCCTGGGAGCTGCTCAACGCGGCGAAGGGCGCGGGGATGCCCTGGGGCGCATGGCCGAGCTCGCGCTCGCCCTACCTGGTGTTGCCCTCCACGGTGGCAGCGTGGACGAAGGGCCGGAGCAACGCGAAGCCGCTGCGCAGAAGGCGCAGGCGCCTGGAGGAGAAGGGCCGCGTGGAGGTGGAGCGCGTGGCCGAAGTGGAGGGCCTGGGGTCGAAGCTGGAGGAGGCCTTCGCACTGGAACAGAGCGGCTGGAAGGCGAGGGAGGGCACGGCCATCGCGCAGGCGCGGCACCGTCGGGATTTCTATACGGGGCTCGCGCACACGGCGGCGGAGCGCGGCTGGCTGGGGTTGTATTTCCTGAGACTGGACTCACGTCCCATCGCGTTCCAGTACGGGCTGGAATACGGCGGTCGCTATCTGGCGATGAAGCCGGGCTACGATGAGTCGTTGGCGGAGGTCAGTCCGGGTCACCTGCTGACGGAGAACCTGATCCAGGACTGCATCGGAAGGGGCCTGGGCGAGCTGGACTTGTTGGGAGATGATGCTCCCTACAAGCGCGAGTGGGCGGAGCAGGTCCGGCCGCACCACTGGCTGTTCATCTACCGGGACACGTGGATGGGGCAGACGCTGCAACGCTCGAAGTTCCGCTGGGCTCCGGTGGCGAAAAGGATGGTGGGCAGATGGGTCCGACGGCGCTGA
- a CDS encoding serine O-acetyltransferase — MGPTALTFYRAAKRLQALPRLANMVATVGNRLHNSHVDTKAVLHPTVELGYGGIGVIIAPGVEIGENSFISQNVSLEPLPGRVGVPRVGRDVYIGVGAQVLGPVVIGDGAKVGANAIVLDDVAPGTTVAGIPARELKQKVPPTGT, encoded by the coding sequence ATGGGTCCGACGGCGCTGACGTTCTACCGGGCCGCGAAGCGGCTCCAGGCGCTCCCGCGGCTCGCGAACATGGTGGCCACGGTGGGCAACCGCCTCCACAACAGCCACGTGGACACGAAGGCCGTGCTGCACCCCACGGTGGAGCTGGGCTACGGAGGCATCGGCGTCATCATCGCGCCGGGTGTGGAGATTGGAGAGAACAGCTTCATCTCCCAGAACGTGAGCCTGGAGCCCCTGCCCGGACGCGTCGGCGTGCCCCGCGTGGGCCGCGACGTCTACATCGGCGTGGGCGCCCAGGTGCTGGGCCCCGTGGTGATTGGCGACGGCGCGAAGGTTGGTGCCAACGCCATCGTGCTGGACGACGTGGCGCCGGGGACCACCGTGGCGGGGATTCCGGCGCGTGAGCTGAAGCAGAAGGTCCCGCCCACGGGGACGTGA
- a CDS encoding esterase/lipase family protein has translation MVQVTRPSSLTPSTQTRATPEAPARAKGAQGFNAIVKGDSFSSTTQAGSQQVNALRLPIPWPGKGEADKIGWIQKAYPPAKDSTAEFMKLNQAVRAGQNVMPPEAKNCVFLAVGGLLSEAAPKQIYFDKNLDALEAQGLQVGRVPVDTDMGVEHNAAIVRQAVLEASKNGKQVVLIGHSKGGLDSAAALSMYPELKEHVRALVTIQSPYGGSPMAQDLLDNPLVRYGVGGAVEALGGSIQAGEDLTYDSRKEFLAKHPMPEGIPTVSMASTTANPTSPLFAMQEYMHQRYGVKSDGLVLPQDAFIPGSKSVTLSGLDHLDSTGTTLNPFKPYQPEDLTLSLVAMALKMPKGG, from the coding sequence ATGGTCCAGGTCACGCGTCCTTCCAGCCTCACTCCGTCCACGCAGACGCGGGCCACGCCGGAAGCCCCTGCCCGGGCCAAGGGGGCGCAGGGCTTCAACGCCATCGTGAAGGGGGACAGCTTCTCGTCGACGACTCAGGCGGGGTCGCAGCAGGTCAATGCCCTGCGCCTTCCCATCCCCTGGCCCGGCAAGGGCGAGGCGGACAAGATCGGCTGGATCCAGAAGGCGTATCCGCCGGCGAAGGACTCCACCGCGGAGTTCATGAAGCTCAATCAGGCCGTGCGCGCGGGCCAGAACGTGATGCCCCCCGAGGCCAAGAACTGCGTGTTCCTGGCCGTGGGCGGTCTGCTCTCCGAGGCCGCGCCCAAGCAGATCTACTTCGACAAGAACCTGGACGCGCTCGAAGCGCAGGGCCTCCAGGTCGGCCGCGTGCCTGTCGACACGGACATGGGCGTGGAGCACAACGCCGCCATCGTCCGTCAGGCCGTGCTCGAGGCCTCCAAGAACGGCAAGCAGGTGGTGCTCATCGGCCACAGCAAGGGCGGCCTGGACTCCGCGGCGGCACTGTCGATGTACCCCGAGCTCAAGGAGCACGTGCGCGCCCTGGTCACCATCCAGTCGCCGTACGGCGGCTCGCCCATGGCGCAGGACCTGCTGGACAACCCGCTTGTGCGCTACGGCGTGGGCGGCGCCGTCGAGGCGCTCGGCGGCAGCATCCAGGCGGGTGAGGACCTGACGTACGACTCGCGCAAGGAGTTCCTGGCGAAGCACCCGATGCCCGAGGGCATCCCCACCGTCTCCATGGCCTCCACCACCGCGAACCCGACGTCACCGCTGTTCGCCATGCAGGAGTACATGCACCAGCGCTACGGCGTGAAGTCGGACGGCCTGGTGCTCCCGCAGGACGCGTTCATCCCCGGCTCCAAGTCCGTGACCCTTTCCGGCCTGGATCACCTCGACTCGACCGGGACGACGCTCAACCCGTTCAAGCCCTACCAGCCCGAGGACCTGACCCTCTCGCTGGTCGCGATGGCGCTGAAGATGCCCAAGGGCGGCTGA
- the alaS gene encoding alanine--tRNA ligase: MPSALTASQIREAFLQFFEERAHRRVASSSLVPVGDQTLLFTNAGMVQFKDVFTGREQRDYRRATSSQKCVRAGGKHNDLDNVGYTARHHTFFEMLGNFSFGDYFKADAISFAWEFVTKRLGLAIDRLAVTVFNGENNIPWDEEAFDLWAKEGVSRDRILKLGYKDNFWAMGDTGPCGPCSEIHYHQGDDIPCVEEAAGRKCQGVACDCDRWLEIWNLVFMQFERKEKDAPLIPLPKPSIDTGAGLERIASVVQGKRSNYDTDLFQGILATVSELCGKPYTQETGASQRVVADHARATAFLVADGVQPSNVARGYVLRRIMRRAIRHGDTQLGIKEPFFFKVVDRVIELMGDAFPELRDGRTFILEVAKHEEEGFRRTLDRGLKLMDEELSKLQVSGGKILAGDVVFLLHGTYGFPWDLTQIIARERGYDVDLEGFNKIKEKEADEQDDFVKTKKGTTEVFQTVLARTAPTQFLGYDGEGHEGEGSVIALVQDGVEVPQVSAGATVEVVLDRTPFYGESGGQQGDTGRIVAHGGKTVVQVKDAQRPVQGLIVHSVEVKEGTLKVGDMVQTSVDVERRKAIRANHSATHLLHKALKRVLGEHVKQAGSVVAPDFLRFDFSHFSPATQEQLEQVEDLVNTWVRDNADAQTRVMNLDDAKKSGAVAMFGEKYGDTVRVVTVHPESTELCGGTHVKRSGDIGLFKVTSESGVASGVRRIVAVTGVGALQFVREQEHELKKVAALLRTNPKEVATRVEATQKRVKELERKVEEVSVKAQSASQKDLLDQAREVNGMKVLATRVDPADDKVFRGMADQLRDRIGSGVIAIGGEKDGRAVILVALTKDVVAKGISAGNLVREMAKEVGGKGGGKPDMAQAGGPDADKLPVALEKLFELVKGASPA, translated from the coding sequence ATGCCTTCCGCCCTCACCGCCTCCCAGATCCGCGAGGCGTTCCTCCAGTTCTTCGAGGAGCGCGCCCACCGCCGTGTGGCCTCCTCCTCGCTGGTGCCCGTTGGCGACCAGACCCTGCTGTTCACCAACGCCGGCATGGTCCAGTTCAAGGACGTCTTCACCGGCCGTGAGCAGCGCGACTACCGCCGCGCCACCTCGTCCCAGAAGTGCGTGCGCGCTGGGGGCAAGCACAACGACCTCGACAACGTGGGCTACACCGCGCGCCACCACACGTTCTTCGAGATGCTCGGCAACTTCTCCTTCGGCGACTACTTCAAGGCCGACGCCATCTCGTTCGCCTGGGAGTTCGTGACGAAGCGCCTGGGCTTGGCCATCGACCGGCTCGCCGTCACCGTGTTCAACGGCGAGAACAACATCCCCTGGGATGAAGAGGCCTTCGACCTGTGGGCGAAGGAGGGCGTGTCTCGCGACCGCATCCTGAAGCTCGGCTACAAGGACAACTTCTGGGCCATGGGCGACACCGGCCCGTGCGGCCCCTGCTCTGAAATCCACTACCACCAGGGCGACGACATCCCCTGTGTGGAAGAGGCCGCGGGCAGGAAGTGCCAGGGCGTCGCGTGTGATTGCGACCGGTGGCTCGAAATCTGGAACCTCGTGTTCATGCAGTTCGAACGCAAGGAGAAGGACGCGCCCCTCATCCCGCTACCCAAGCCGTCCATCGACACAGGCGCCGGCCTGGAGCGCATCGCGTCCGTCGTCCAGGGCAAGCGCTCCAACTACGACACCGACCTCTTCCAGGGCATCCTCGCCACCGTCAGCGAACTGTGCGGCAAGCCCTACACCCAGGAGACCGGCGCCTCGCAGCGCGTGGTCGCCGACCACGCCCGCGCCACCGCGTTCCTCGTGGCCGACGGCGTCCAGCCCTCCAACGTGGCGCGCGGCTACGTCCTGCGCCGCATCATGCGCCGGGCCATCCGCCACGGTGACACGCAGCTGGGCATCAAGGAGCCCTTCTTCTTCAAGGTCGTGGACCGCGTCATCGAGCTCATGGGCGACGCGTTCCCCGAGCTGCGCGACGGCCGCACCTTCATCCTCGAAGTCGCCAAGCACGAGGAAGAGGGCTTCCGCCGCACGCTCGACCGCGGCCTCAAGCTGATGGACGAGGAGCTGTCCAAGCTCCAGGTTTCCGGCGGCAAGATCCTCGCTGGCGACGTCGTCTTCCTGCTGCACGGCACCTACGGCTTCCCCTGGGACCTCACGCAGATCATCGCGCGCGAGCGCGGCTACGACGTGGACCTGGAGGGCTTCAACAAGATCAAGGAGAAGGAAGCCGACGAGCAGGACGACTTCGTCAAGACCAAGAAGGGCACCACGGAGGTCTTCCAGACCGTCCTCGCGCGCACCGCCCCCACCCAGTTCCTGGGCTACGACGGCGAGGGCCACGAGGGCGAAGGCAGCGTCATCGCCCTGGTGCAGGACGGCGTGGAGGTGCCGCAGGTCTCCGCGGGCGCCACGGTGGAAGTCGTGCTGGACCGCACGCCCTTCTACGGCGAGTCCGGCGGCCAGCAGGGCGACACGGGCCGCATCGTCGCGCACGGCGGCAAGACCGTGGTGCAGGTGAAGGACGCGCAGCGCCCGGTGCAGGGCCTCATCGTCCACAGCGTGGAGGTGAAGGAAGGCACGCTGAAGGTCGGCGACATGGTGCAGACGTCCGTGGACGTGGAGCGCCGCAAGGCCATCCGCGCGAACCACTCCGCCACGCACCTGCTGCACAAGGCGCTCAAGCGCGTGCTCGGCGAGCACGTGAAGCAGGCGGGCTCCGTCGTCGCGCCGGACTTCCTGCGCTTCGACTTCTCGCACTTCTCCCCCGCCACCCAGGAGCAGTTGGAGCAGGTGGAGGACCTGGTCAACACCTGGGTGCGCGACAACGCGGACGCGCAGACGCGCGTCATGAACCTGGACGACGCGAAGAAGTCCGGCGCCGTGGCCATGTTCGGTGAGAAGTACGGCGACACCGTGCGCGTCGTCACCGTGCACCCGGAGTCCACGGAGCTCTGCGGCGGCACGCACGTGAAGCGCAGCGGCGACATCGGCCTGTTCAAGGTCACCAGCGAGAGCGGCGTCGCTTCCGGCGTGCGGCGCATCGTGGCCGTGACGGGCGTGGGAGCGCTCCAGTTCGTTCGCGAGCAGGAGCACGAGCTCAAGAAGGTCGCGGCGCTCTTGCGCACGAACCCGAAGGAGGTCGCCACCCGCGTGGAGGCCACCCAGAAGCGCGTGAAGGAGCTGGAGCGCAAGGTGGAGGAGGTCTCGGTGAAGGCCCAGTCGGCCTCGCAGAAGGACCTGCTGGACCAGGCGCGCGAGGTCAACGGCATGAAGGTGCTGGCCACGCGCGTGGACCCCGCGGACGACAAGGTGTTCCGCGGCATGGCGGATCAACTGCGCGACCGCATCGGCTCGGGCGTCATCGCCATTGGCGGTGAGAAGGACGGCCGCGCCGTCATCCTGGTGGCGCTCACCAAGGACGTGGTGGCCAAGGGCATCAGCGCGGGCAACCTGGTTCGCGAGATGGCCAAGGAAGTGGGCGGCAAGGGCGGCGGAAAGCCGGACATGGCCCAGGCCGGTGGCCCGGACGCGGACAAGCTGCCTGTGGCGCTCGAGAAGCTCTTCGAGCTGGTGAAGGGCGCGAGCCCGGCGTGA